A region of the Curvibacter sp. AEP1-3 genome:
TTGCCGCCGCGGCCGATGCCGTCGATGCGGATGCTGCGGGTGTAGGCGGCAGCGCCGGCCAGGGTGTCTTTGTCTTCCAGGTCGATCAGCATCAAACCGCGGCCACCATTGGTCATGGTCTTGAGTTCGGTGATCTCAAAGGTCAGGATGCGCCCGCCGGTGGAAGCGCAGGCCACGTGGGTAGCAGGTGCAACCCCTGTTGCAGGCGTGCCAACTACCGTGACCTTGCCTTGCGCACCCGACACCACAGACGGCGCACACAGGGTTTCGCCCTCGCCCACGCCCACAAAGGCCTTGCCGGCTTTCTGGCGCGAGGTCATGTTCTCGACGCTGGCAATAAAGCCGTAGCCACCGCTGCCGGACAGCAGCAGCTGCGCGCTGGACGGGCCAGCAAAGTAGTACAGGATTTGCGTGCCGCCCTCCAACTCCAGCAGCGTGGTGACCGGTTGGCCATCACCCCGCCCGCCGGGCAGTGCAGACACCGGCACCGTGTAGATGCGCCCGTTGGAGCCGAACACAAGCAGCGTATCCACCGTGCGACATTCGAAGGTGCCGTACAGGCCGTCACCCGCCTTGAAGGCAAAGGTAGACGCCTCGTGGCCATGGCCGGTGCGGGCACGCACCCAGCCTTTTTCAGACACCACCACCGTCACCGGCTCGTCCACCACCTTCACTTCGGCCACGGCCTTTTTCTCGGCCTGGATAAGTGTGCGGCGCGGGTCGGCAAACACTTTGGCGTCCGCCTCAATCTCTTTCACCATCAAGCGGCGCAGTGCGGCGGGGCTGCCCAGAATCTCTTCCAGCTTGCCTTGCTCGGTGCGCAGTTCCGACAGCTCCTGCTCGATCTTGATGGCTTCCAAGCGCGCCAATTGGCGCAGGCGGATTTCCAGAATGTCTTCGGCCTGACGTTCGCTTAAGGAGAAGCGGGCAATCAGCGCGGCCTTGGGCTCATCGCTGTTGCGGATGATGGCAATCACCTCGTCGATGTTGAGCAACACCGTCTGGCGGCCTTCCAGGATGTGGATGCGGTCCAGCACCTTGCCCAAGCGGTGGCGGCTGCGCCGCTCGATGGTGCTGGCGCGGAAGGCCACCCATTCCACCAGCATCTGGCGCAATGACTTTTGCACCGGCTTGCCATCCAGCCCCACCATGGTGAGGTTGATGGGCGACGAGGTTTCTAGGCTCGTATGGGCCAGGAGCGCTGTGATCAGCTCCTGCTGCTCCACGGTACGGCTCTTGGGCTCAAACACCAGGCGCACCAGGGCGTCTTTGTTCGACTCATCGCGCACCACATCCAGCACGCTCAAGATGCTGGCCTTGAGCTGGGTTTGGTCTTGGCTCAGGGCCTTTTTGCCGGCCTTAACTTTGGGGTTGGTGAGTTCTTCAATCTCTTCCAGCACGCGCTGGCTGCTCACGCCGGGCGGCAACTCGGTAACCACCAGCTGCCACTGGCCGCGGGCCAGGTCTTCAATCTTCCAACGCGCGCGCACCTTGAGGCTGCCGCGGCCGCTGCGGTAGGCATCGGCAATGTCACTGGCGCTGCTGATGATCTGGCCACCACCGGGAAAGTCGGGGCCAGGAATCAAGGTGAACAGTTCGTCGTCAGACAGCTTGTCGTTCTTGATGAGCGCGACGCATGCGTCGGCCACTTCACGCAGGTTGTGGCTGGGGATTTCGGTGGCCAGGCCCACGGCAATGCCGCTGGCGCCGTTGAGCAGGCTGAACGGGAGGCGCGCAGGCAACTGCTTGGGCTCTTCGGTAGAGCCGTCGTAGTTGGGCTGAAAATCCACCGTGCCTTGGTCGATTTCGTCCAGCAGCAGCGTGGTGATTTTGGCCAGCCGGGCTTCGGTATAGCGCATGGCAGCGGCACCGTCGCCGTCTCTGGAACCGAAGTTGCCTTGACCATCGACCAGCGGGTAACGCTGCGAAAAGTCTTGCGCCATGCGCACCAAGGCGTCGTATGCCGACTGGTCGCCATGCGGGTGGAAGCGGCCCAGCACATCGCCAACCACGCGGGCGCTTTTGACCGGCTTGGCACCGGCGTTGCCATTGGCGCCTCCAAAGCCCAGGCCCATGCGGCCCATGCTGTACAAAATGCGGCGCTGTACGGGCTTGAGGCCATCGCACACGTCGGGCAGGGCACGGCCTTTGACGACGGAGAGCGCGTATTCCAGGTAGGCGCGCTGGGCGTAGGTGGCCAGGTTCAGTTCGCCATCGTCGCCGGGCGGCACGGGACCTGTCGGTTCAGCGGGGTCGGGGATCAAATCAAGCGTGGTTTGGTCAGTCATGTTTCTTCAGTTCAGTCCACTGCAATCCGGGAATCTTCAGGGGCCACAGGCAGAGCCGGGGTGATCATGTTGCCGCGTCCGATGGCTCCACCAGGCATGGCGCGGGGTGCCAGCACATAGGCCGTGCGGGAGCCGGACAACACATAGCCGTCGCCGTAAGGGTTGAGCACTGGCTTGACGCCCACCACTTGCGGCACGGACGTACTGGTTGTGGCGGGTGGTTTGAGCGCGGCGTAGAGCTCGATCACGGTGGCGACGTAGTTCTGGGTTTCTTTGAAATTGGGCACTTTGTTACCCGCCTTTTGCACCGCGCCCTCGCCTGCGTTGTACGCCGCAAGTGCCAGATCGGTGCGGCCCGGGAACATGTCGAGCAACAAGCGCAGATAGCGTGCACCGATGCCGACGTTGATCTTGGGGTCAGCCAGCTTGGCCTCCACCGACATCCAGCGGTCGCTGTCTACACCAAAACGGCGTGCCGTATCGGGCATGACCTGCATGAGCCCGATCGCGCCTTTGGGCGACACGGCAGTAGGCTCAAAGCCGGACTCAGTGGTGACCAGCGCCTTGAGCAGCTCGTAGTCCAGGCGGTACTTGCGGGCGGCCTCTTGCAACAAGGGCTGGGCTTTACGGTAGCGCGAGGAATTGTCAAAAAACGCCGCCAGTTTGGGGGACAGCTCGGGCGCATCCGGCACCACAACCTGCGGGACAGTGGCATCAGCGCCGGACTGCAGGCCACGGATAGAAGCGCGGAAAAACAACGTATAGCGATCGTCCACTTGCTCGGTGGAAAGATACGTTTTACCCTGCGGATCCACATAGACCCACACATCGGCTTTGGCATCAAAAGCGGCTGTAGCGCACATCCATATTGCGCAAGCAGCTACTTTTTTCATAGCGAAACGGGACGCGGCAGCACGCAGGTGCATCAGACGTCGATCTCTACCGAGTCGCCGTGCAATTCCATCAGCTCGCGGCGGGACGATGCCTCGCCCTTGCCCATAAGCTTGGTGATCAGCGCTTCTGTGTCGCCGAAGTTGATGGAGCCCAGCATGACCGGCAACAGGCGGCGTGTGTCGGGGTTGAGCGTGGTGTCCCACAGCTGCTCGGCATTCATTTCGCCCAAGCCTTTGAAGCGGCTGATGGACCAAGCGCCTTCACGCACACCCTCTTTGCGCAGCTTGTCGAGGATGGCAGTGAGTTCGCCTTCGTCCAGCGCGTAGGCCTTGCTGGCGGGCTTTTTGCCGCGGGCCGGCGCATCCACCCGGAACAGCGGGGGGCGAGCCACATACACATGGCCGGTCTCGATGAGCTTGGGGAAATGGCGGAAGAACAGCGTGAGCAGCAGCACTTGGATGTGGGAGCCGTCCACGTCCGCATCGCTCAAGATACAAACCTTGCCGTAGCGCAGGCCGCTCAGGTCGGGCGTGTCGTTGGGGCCGTGCGGGTCTACGCCGATGGCGACCGAAATGTCGTGGATTTCGGTGTTGGCAAACAGGCGGTCGCGGTCTACCTCCCAGGTGTTGAGCACCTTGCCGCGCAGGGGCAGGATGGCTTGGTTTTCTTTGTCGCGGCCCATCTTGGCGCTACCACCGGCGGAGTCACCCTCGACCAGAAACACCTCGTTGTAGGCAATGTCGCGGCTCTCGCAGTCGGTGAGCTTGCCGGGCAGCACGGCTACACCGCTGCTCTTGCGCTTTTCGACCTTCTGGCCGGCCTTCTGGCGGGTTTGGGCGGCCTTGATGGCCAGCTCCGCCAGCTTTTTGCCGTAATCCACATGCTGGTTGAGCCACAACTCCAGCGCGGGGCGCACAAAGCTACTGACCAAGCGCACCGCGTCGCGCGAATTGAGGCGCTCTTTGATCTGGCCTTGAAACTGCGGGTCCAGCACTTTGGCGCTCAGCACATAGCTGGCGCGGGCGAACACGTCTTCGGGCATGAGCTTCACGCCTTTGGGCAGCAGGCTGTGAAACTCGATGAAGCTTTTGACGGCTTGGAACAGGCCATCCCGCAAGCCGCTCTCGTGCGTACCGCCTGCGCTGGTGGGAATCAGGTTCACATAGCTCTCGCGCACTGGCGCGCCGTCTTCGGTAAACGCCACGCACCAAGTTGCGCCCTCGCCTTCGGCAAAGGTGTCGTTGTTGCCATCGGCAAAGCCTTCACCGTCAAACATGGGGATGACGGGGTCGGCGCTCAGGGTCTGGCCCAAATAATCTTTCAGGCCACCCTTGTAGAGCCAGTTCTGGCTTTCCTTGGTCTTTTCATTCACCAGCGTCACGCTCACGCCGGGCATCAGCACCGCTTTGCTGCGCAGCAAGTGGGTCAGCTCGCCCATGGGCAGGACGGCGGATTCAAAATACTTGGCGTCCGGCCACACCCGCACGGTGGTGCCCTGTTTGCGGTCGCCGTCACCGCCCTTGCGCACTTGCAGGGCCTCGGTCACGTCGCCGCCTTCAAACACCAGATGAGCGACGGAACCTTCGCGGTAGCTGGTGGCTTCCAGGCGCTTGCCCAGCGCGTTGGTCACCGACACACCGACGCCGTGCAAGCCGCCCGAGAAGCTGTAGGCGCCGCCCTTGCCTTTGTCGAACTTGCCGCCCGCATGCAAGCGGGTGAACACCAGCTCAATGACGGGTGCTTTTTCTTCCGGGTGCATGCCAAACGGGATGCCACGGCCATCGTCTTCCACGCTGACGGAGCCGTCCGCATGCAGGGTGACCTTGATTTTTTTGCCGTATCCGGCCAAGGCTTCGTCGGCAGCGTTGTCCAGCACTTCCTGGATGATGTGCAGGGGGTTGTCGGTGCGGGTGTACATGCCCGGGCGCTGTTTGACGGGCTCCAGGCCCTTGAGCACGCGGATCGACGATTCAGAATATTCGGGGGTGGGTTTGACAGCCATAGCGGCGGATTGTAGGGGAACTGCGGCAATCCACTGTATATGCATACATGCAAATACCGATTCTTAGACCCGAGACAGGGGCGCTCTGTGTCCCGCCCGCTGCAAACGATCCGCCGAAACTGGCTACATTTGCAGGATGAGCTCTTCCCCCAAAACCCTCTCCATGTCCCAGGTGCTGGTGTGCGGCGCCACCATCGTGACGCTGTCCATGGGCATCCGTCACGGTTTCGGCCTCTGGCTGCAGCCTATCACCCAGGCCCAGGGCTGGACGCGCGAGACTTTTGCTTTTGCAATCGCTATCCAGAACCTGGCGTGGGGCTTGAGCGGCATTTTTGCGGGCATGGCCGCCGACCGGTTCGGGGCATTCCGGGTGATCATCATCGGGGCGCTGTTGTACGCGCTGGGCTTGTGCGGCATGGCATTGACCACTACCCCATTGATGTTCACCTTGGCTACCGGCGCCCTGATCGGCATGGCGCAAGCGGGCACGACCTATGCCGTGATTTACGGCGTGATCGGCCGCAATGTGCCAGCAGAGAAGCGTTCCTGGGCCATGGGGGTCGCAGCGGCAGCAGGCTCGTTCGGCCAGTTTTTGATGGTGCCCACTGAAGGCTTTTTGATCAGCCACTTTGGCTGGCAGCAGGCCTTGCTGGCCTTGGCAGCGGCCACTCTGCTGATGATTCCGCTGGCACGCGGGCTGAAAGAACCTGCATTCGGCGGAGCTTCAGCCCCGGCGCGTCAGCAAAGCATAGGGCAGGCACTGCGCGAGGCCTTCAAATACCCGAGCTTTCAATTGCTGATGGCAGGTTACTTTGTGTGCGGCTTCCAAGTGGTGTTTATCGGAGTGCACATGCCCAGCTACCTGAAAGACAAAGGCTTGTCACCCCAGGTCGCGAGCTATGCGCTGGCGTTGATCGGCCTCTTTAATGTGTTCGGCACTTACGCAGCAGGTGTGCTGGGCCAGAAGCTGCCGAAGAAGTACATCCTTGCATTTATCTACTTCGCGCGGGCGGTAGCCATCAGCCTGTTTTTGCTGGTGCCGCTGTCCCCCATGAGTGTGTATGTATTTGCTTCTGTCATGGGGGTGCTGTGGCTATCTACCATTCCACCCACCAATGCAACCATTGCCCAGATTTTCGGTGTGGCGCATTTGTCCATGCTGGGAGGATTTGTTTTCTTCAGCCACCAGATCGGATCCTTCATGGGCGTGTGGCTGGGTGGCTACTTGTATGACCGCACCGGAAGTTATGACATCGTCTGGTACATCGCCATCGCACTGGGCGTGGCCGCTGCACTGGTAAATCTGCCGGTACGTGAAGCGCCCATTACCCGCGCTCCTCAAGCCGCTTGAAACCAACCTCCATGCTCAAAAAAACTGCGACCACACTGGCCTTGTGCGTGCTGCTGACCGCTGTTTTCACCTTGTACGCCCAACCTGATTTCATGGTGCAGATGGCCAATCAGCTTTGGGCCTGCTTTTGAGTTTTCCTGCTATGACCAAAAACATCCCTGTCACCATCATTACCGGCGCTTCTGAGGGCATAGGTGCCGAGCTCGCGCGTCAACTGGCTACACGCTACGGCGCTGAAATGAACCTCGTGTTGGCCGCCCGCAAACGCGAGCGTTTGGACGCGGTGGCAGATGTTTGTCGCGCCAGGGGAAGTGAGGTTCTGGTGGTGCCCACGGATGTGTCGATCGAAGCACAATGCCGCAGCCTGGTTCAAGCCACGATTGATGCTTTCGGGCGCATTGACACCTTGGTCAACAACGCGGGCGTCTCTGCCCAAGCGCTGTTTCAGGATGTAGATGCCCAAGACCTGCATTGGTATGAAGACCTCATGCGTATCAACCTGTGGGGCAGTGTGTGGTGCACCCACGCTGCGCTGCCGCACATCAAGCAGACCCAAGGGCGCATCGTCGCGGTGTCGTCACTGGCGGGTCTGATCGGCGTGCCCGGGCGTACGGCTTACAGCGCCTCCAAATTTGCGATGACAGGCTTTTTCGAAGCGTTGCGTGCAGAGCTCAAACCTTCCCGCGTTAGCGTGACCACTGCTTTCCCCGGCGTAGTGTTGACTGATATCCGTGCGCACGGACTGAATGCCAAGGGCGAAGTAGCCGGATCCAGTGGCCTCAAGGAAGACAAAGCCATGACCGTATCCGAGTGCGCCTATCTGATCGCCACAGGTATGCAAAACCGCCAACGTGAAGTGGTGATGACGGCCCAAGGCAAGCTGGGGCGTTTTTTGAAGCTTCTGCTTCCGGGTGTGGTGGAAAACATGGCCATGGCAGCGCTGAAAGATGAAGTGAAACCCAAGTGATGCACAAACCACATACGCAGGTGTCCGCGCCATCGCCGTGGATTCAGCGCTGGAGCCACCTCATTCCCTCAGGCACTTCGGTTTTGGACGTTGCCTGCGGGAGCGGCCGCCATTTGGAATGGTTTGCGAGGCTCGGTTGCAAAGTGACGGGGGTCGATAGAGACTTAAGCGGCGCGCGCCAATTGGTACCACTTGCCAGACTGATAGAAGCTGACATTGAGAACGGGCCGTGGCCGCTTGCTAGAGATGGAGCCTCCGAACCCGAAATGTTCGATGCCGTTGTAGTGACCAATTACTTGTGGCGTCCCCTGATGGGTACACTGCTGGCCAGCCTCGCTCCGGGCGGTGTTCTGCTCTATGAGACATTTGCCGCCGGCAACGAAACGGTGGGGCGCCCGGCCCGGCCCGACTTTCTGCTGAAAAACGGAGAGCTGTTAGACATGTGCAAAGACTTGCACATCGTGGCGTATGAAAACGGTTTTGTGGATCAGCCCGACCGATTCGTTCAGCGCATTGCAGCACTGAGAAACTTTACCCCCAGTGCACACAGTGACGCTCCGGCGCGTTATGCACTCTAGTTAAAATGTTTGTTTACTGATTCAACACTCGACATGAACGCTTCTAAAGGTCCAATCCGGGGCAGCATCGTAGCCCTTATCACTCCGATGCTTGATGACGGCTCCGTGGATTACCCCGCGCTGCGCAAACTCATCGATTGGCATATCGCCGAAGGCACCGACTGCATCGGCGTGGTGGGTACGACGGGTGAATCCCCCACTGTCAGTGTTGAAGAACATTGCGAAATCATCCGCGTGTCCGTCGAGCAATCCGCGGGGCGCGTACCGATCATGGCAGGTTGCGGCGGCAACTCCACCCGCGAGGCAATCGCCTTGGCGAAATTTGCAAAACAGGTGGGCGCCGATTGCCAACTGCAAGTCGTGCCTTACTACAACAAGCCTACGCAAGAGGGCCAATACCAGCACTTCAAGGCCATTGCTGAAGCCACCGGCGATTTGCCTATCGTGCTCTACAACGTACCCGGGCGCTCCGTGGCCGATATGGCCCACGATACTGTGTTGCGTTTGACACAGGTGCCAGGCATTGTGGGCATCAAGGAGGCCACCGGCAATATCGAACGGGCGCAATGGTTGATCAAGGACGCCCCCAAAGAGTTCTCCATCTACAGCGGTGATGACCCGACTGCGGTGGCATTGATGCTGTGCGGTGGACATGGCAATGTGAGCGTCACTGCGAACGTGGCGCCCCGCCTCATGCATGAGTTGTGTGTGGCAGCTATTGCCGGCGATGTGGCCCGCGCCATGGAAATTCAAATGAAACTTTTGCCCGTGCACAAGGCTCTATTCGTTGAGTCCAACCCGATCCCGGTGAAATGGGCTGTGTCGCGCATGGGCCTGAGCAAGCCTGCGTTACGTTTGCCCTTGACGCCTTTGACGGACGCGAGCCAACCGGTTCTTGAGCGTGCCCTGCAGTCCGCCGGACTGATCTGAGCTCCTGACCCTTTTTTGAGGAAATCCGTGAATTCCATTTCTAAAGTGATTTTGCTAGGCGCGACCTTGGCCCTTGGGGCCTGTTCTGCGCTCGAAACTGACAAAGTGGATTACCGATCCGCGGCCAAGGCTCCCAAGCTGGACGTGCCACCGGACTTGACCCAACTCAGCAAGGAAACGCCTTACACCGTAGTGGGCGGCGCAGTATCTGCCAATGCGTCCAAAGCGGGGCAGGTTGAGACATCCAAGGCTGTAATCGCCGCGGTCGCAGTGGGTGACGTGCGCATTGAGCGTGCCGGCAACCAGCGTTGGCTTGTTGTGAACCGCCCAGCGGAGAAGCTATGGGAACCGGTCAAGGACTTCTGGCAGGAAAACGGATTTTTGCTGGCGATGGACCAGGACAAGCTGGGCATCATGGAAACCGACTGGGCGGAAAACCGGGCCAAGATTCCACAAGACTTCATCCGAGCCTCTTTGGGCAAACTGCTGGATTCGTTCTACTCCACCCCGGAACGGGACAAGTTCCGTACACGCCTGGAGCGGGACGCAAATGGAAATACAGAAATTTTCATTAGCCACCGTGGCATGGCCGAGGTTTACACGGCTGACCGCACCAACCAGACAGTGTGGCAGCCACGCCCAGCAGACCCTGAACTGGAAGCTGAATTTCTCCGCCGTCTGATGGTGAAACTGGGAGTTTCCCAAGAGCAGTCCAAGGCTTTGGTTGCGAACAGCACTCCGAAACCCGTGGCCGTGGTGGGCAATGTGAATGGGCAACCCGTAGTGCAATTGGAAGAAGGGTTCGACCGCGCATGGCGCCGCACGGGTCTGGCATTGGATCGGACTGGTTTCACGGTGGAAGACCGGGATCGCAAACAAGGCATCTACTTTGTGCGGTACCAGAATCTGACCTCAGAGAACTCCGAGCCTGGATTCTTTAGCAAAATGTTCAGTGGCTCCAAAAAAGCCAATGAAGCTACCAAGTACCGCATTGCAGTGCGCAGCGTGGGGGAGAAATCCACCGTCAGCGTACTGGATGCCGATGGCAATGCAGAGAGCTCTGCAACAGCTCAACGCATCGTCAAAGTGATTGCGGACGACATCAAGTAAATTTTTACATCACCTTGGCGGGTGATGCGGGGACGAAAAAAAACCACCTTGCGGTGGTTTTTTTTCGTCTGCAAGCAGATTACTGCTTGGCTGGCTCGGAAGCAGCAGCTGCGGGAGCAGCAGGAGCAGATGCGTCAGCAGCAGGAGCGGAAGCAGCGGCGGCAGGAGCTTCAACAGCAGCAGGAGCGGCAGCAGGAGCAGCTTCTTCTTTTTTACCGCAAGCAGCCAGGGCGGCAGCAGCGATCAAAGCTGCCAAAACGAGAGACTTGTTCATTTTTAAAGACTTCAGTGAGTTAACGAAACAATTTCCGGAAATTGTCTGGATGGCAAGCCACCCAGCCCTGACGAAAAGCATTCGGTCTCTTTCCACCAGAGCTTGAAATTATACAAGACCCAAAACAGTGCATTCGGGTAAACCCTCTTGAAGCCCTAGAGACCCAATGTTGTTGCAGGAAATCCGGGCGAGCTTTGGCGTCTGCACTCGTCTAACAGTTCTGTTAATTCGACACGCACGCGAGGCTCGTTACCGAATACGCCGATAGATCGGGTGAGTTCGCGTCTATGCAAAAACCACTCAGGCCCCACCAATGCACTGGGCATTTCACTGTCGTCCAGATGCTTCACCACACGGCAATCCACTAGGTGGCTCCAGGTACCACGCCATTGAACAAAACGGGGATGGAGCAGCGTGACTTGGTTGTAACGCTTAGCGAGCATGGTGAGTTTGCGACCCGGCCCGGCCCAAGCATTCAAGGCCTCAACGACCGCCTTTTCACGCAAAGGCCAGTCTTCAAAGTTGACATCACTCCACACCATGTGTGGCCATTTCTGGGCAGCTGCAACCGCCATGAAATCGCGGAAGCGCTGGGCAAACTCCGTGGGGCCGGAAAAAGTGCCAGCGCTCAACACAGGAGGCTCATTGGTCGACATGTAACCAGCCCGCATCACACCAGTCTTGCACAAGGTCCCGTGCGCCCTCACTCAGACGTTGAACCTCTTTGGCTTCCAAGTAACGCTGATCGGCCAGCCGCTTAATCAACTGCGCATCCCGTCCTGAGGCGTTGAAGCTTTCGCCATTGATGAAGACGTGATGCTCGTCGTAGAGCATGCGTGTCCGGCGATCCAAGCGGATAGCGCCATCAACATCCTGGCCCTCTCCATCAAACCAGACATTCGCTTTGGGCTCACTCAGATACTCTCCCAAAGCACGTGCAACTGCCTTGGGGTCTTTGAGAGCGGCGTGCACCGCGGACTGGGCGAACTCCAGCATGGTTGCAGGTAGAGCCGCATGCGCTTTTACTGCTGATTGCTTGGGATCGGCATACAAGGTCGCTGGCAACTCATCCAGAGCCTGCTCCGCGAGTCGCTGCAAAACTTCCTGCGCCAACTCAGACTGCGAGGGGGAACGGAAGCCGATGGAATAAGTCATGCACTCGCCTTCGGCGATACCGTCGTGGGCATATTTCGGCGGGAGATACAGCATGTCGCCGGGCTCGAGCACAAACTCCTCTTCAGGCTCAAAGTTGGCAAGAATTTTGAGGGGCATGTCCGGCTTCAGGGACAAGTCTTTCTGGCGACCGATGCGCCAGCGGCGCCGCCCATGCGCCTGCAAGAGAAACACGTCGTAGCTGTCAAAGTGAGGGCCCACGCCGCCCTGGTCAGTGGCATAGCTGATCATGAGGTCGTCGAGGCGCGCGTCCGGCACGAAGCGGAATTGGTTGATCAAGCTGTGCACCCGTTCGTCATGCATGTCCACGCCCTGCACCAGCAAGGTCCAGCCTGCTTGCTTAAAAGGTGGCAAGGCTTTGCGTGCAAACGGTCCGTGCTTGAACTTCCATCCTGCGCCTTTGCCCGAAGCATCCTGCACCACCAGACGCGATTCCACGTCTTCTTGTGCCGCCATCTCCAACAACTCGATGCGTTCCAACAAAGGCGCAAACCCGGGAATGGCCTGCCGGATCACCAAAGGCTTTTTGTGCCAATAGCGTTGCATGAAGGTTTCCGGGCTGATGCCGCCCAGCAGCTGGAGAGGAGTTTGAATGTTCATGGGACAATTCTCGCCTATGGAAATCACCACACAATGCGTCGTTGCCCTGACATGGACGCTGAAAGACACTTTGGGCGAAGAGCTGGACGTTTTGGACGAG
Encoded here:
- a CDS encoding cupin domain-containing protein, translating into MNIQTPLQLLGGISPETFMQRYWHKKPLVIRQAIPGFAPLLERIELLEMAAQEDVESRLVVQDASGKGAGWKFKHGPFARKALPPFKQAGWTLLVQGVDMHDERVHSLINQFRFVPDARLDDLMISYATDQGGVGPHFDSYDVFLLQAHGRRRWRIGRQKDLSLKPDMPLKILANFEPEEEFVLEPGDMLYLPPKYAHDGIAEGECMTYSIGFRSPSQSELAQEVLQRLAEQALDELPATLYADPKQSAVKAHAALPATMLEFAQSAVHAALKDPKAVARALGEYLSEPKANVWFDGEGQDVDGAIRLDRRTRMLYDEHHVFINGESFNASGRDAQLIKRLADQRYLEAKEVQRLSEGARDLVQDWCDAGWLHVDQ